Proteins encoded by one window of Nicotiana tabacum cultivar K326 chromosome 10, ASM71507v2, whole genome shotgun sequence:
- the LOC107807029 gene encoding uncharacterized protein LOC107807029 — protein sequence MKMEALYSSIRYWLVEHPSISQFEWNYGYTLGSSLLFPTVSVFIYLSLTLLALRFSPFLPTFSATALHRITTVHSLILCLLSLIMAVGCSLSVIHQMPRHDWKWIVCFPANHTLPRGPLFFWAKFFYLSKILEFIDTLLIILSNSRSRRLTFLHVYHHATVPVICYLTLSRANSQSMIHVGVITNSSVHVIMYAYYFLCAIGKRPRWKRLVTNCQIFQFILNFLCAVATMYYHLTTEIGCSGVGTLCFNMTFNTSLLLLFLDFRSKNYTNNMIIKDRADNQKKSV from the coding sequence ATGAAAATGGAGGCTCTATATTCAAGCATACGCTACTGGCTTGTTGAACACCCAAGCATCAGCCAGTTCGAATGGAATTATGGCTACACTTTAGGTTCCTCCCTACTTTTCCCTACAGTTTCAGTCTTTATCTACTTGTCTCTCACTCTATTAGCTCTTCGCTTCTCGCCATTTCTTCCCACCTTCTCCGCCACCGCCCTCCACCGCATCACTACCGTGCACAGCCTCATTCTCTGCCTCCTCTCTCTCATCATGGCCGTCGGCTGCAGCCTCTCCGTCATTCATCAAATGCCACGTCATGATTGGAAATGGATAGTCTGCTTCCCTGCCAATCATACTCTTCCACGTGGACCTTTGTTCTTCTGGGCTAAATTCTTTTACCTTTCCAAGATTCTTGAATTCATAGACACCCTTTTGATCATCCTCAGTAATTCTCGATCACGAAGGCTCACGTTCCTCCACGTGTACCACCATGCTACGGTGCCTGTTATCTGTTACCTCACTCTTTCTAGGGCGAATTCACAGTCGATGATCCATGTTGGGGTGATTACAAATTCTTCGGTTCATGTTATAATGTACGCTTATTACTTCCTTTGTGCAATCGGAAAGAGGCCACGATGGAAGAGGTTGGTCACAAACTgccaaattttccaatttatccttAACTTTCTATGTGCAGTGGCAACAATGTATTATCACCTCACAACTGAGATTGGGTGCTCGGGGGTTGGAACTTTGTGCTTTAATATGACCTTTAATACCTCACTTTTGCTACTTTTTCTTGACTTTCGTTCGAAGAACTATACCAACAACATGATCATCAAAGACCGTGCAGATAACCaaaaaaaatcagtttaa